The Paenibacillus sophorae genome has a segment encoding these proteins:
- a CDS encoding D-2-hydroxyacid dehydrogenase, with protein sequence MAKSIVCLHPLTKEQQEAIRKAAPGYTLALTDAKQPDLDILAEAEIVIGWTKGISGRLLREGTPLRWVQSWSAGVEKLPLDRLEERGIVLTNASGVHAAPIAQVIFGFILLFVRNLHSAIRNQDRHLWSSDGNESELTDKTAVIVGTGDIGGETARIAKAFRMRTIGVRRLDDPLPGFDVMYTTSRLKEAVSEGDFVINTLPLTDKTRRLFDASVFSAFKEGAYYINIGRGGTTDTGALVEALKNGRLRGAGLDVFETEPLSKDHPLWDMKQVIITPHIAGLTDYYGDRLMDIFTENMKSYLACGAPSKNVIDYGRQY encoded by the coding sequence GTGGCAAAATCCATTGTTTGTCTGCATCCGCTCACAAAGGAACAGCAGGAAGCCATCCGTAAGGCCGCCCCCGGCTATACCTTAGCGCTAACCGATGCCAAGCAGCCGGACCTTGACATCCTTGCCGAAGCAGAGATTGTCATCGGTTGGACGAAAGGGATCTCTGGCCGCCTGCTCCGCGAAGGCACCCCGCTCCGCTGGGTGCAGAGCTGGTCCGCCGGTGTCGAGAAGCTGCCGCTTGACCGGCTGGAGGAACGGGGAATTGTGCTGACCAATGCAAGCGGCGTACACGCTGCACCTATCGCTCAAGTCATCTTCGGATTTATACTGCTCTTCGTGCGTAATCTGCATTCGGCCATCCGCAATCAGGACCGTCATCTCTGGAGTTCGGACGGGAACGAAAGCGAGCTCACGGACAAAACGGCGGTCATTGTCGGCACCGGAGACATCGGCGGCGAAACGGCCAGAATCGCCAAAGCCTTCCGGATGAGAACCATTGGCGTACGCCGGCTTGACGATCCTCTTCCCGGCTTCGATGTGATGTATACGACAAGCCGGTTGAAGGAAGCCGTGAGCGAAGGCGATTTTGTCATTAACACCCTGCCGCTCACCGATAAGACGCGCCGCTTGTTTGACGCCTCCGTGTTCTCTGCTTTTAAGGAGGGCGCCTATTATATTAATATTGGCCGAGGAGGCACCACAGATACGGGTGCATTGGTCGAAGCGCTGAAGAATGGACGGCTTCGCGGCGCGGGACTCGATGTATTCGAGACGGAACCGCTGTCAAAGGATCATCCATTGTGGGACATGAAGCAGGTCATTATCACTCCCCATATCGCCGGCTTAACCGATTATTACGGCGACCGACTTATGGATATTTTCACCGAAAATATGAAATCTTATCTGGCTTGCGGCGCTCCGTCCAAAAATGTGATCGACTACGGCCGACAATACTAA
- the thpR gene encoding RNA 2',3'-cyclic phosphodiesterase, which yields MNDKVTVGMGGTASERLFTAVRLSPELRGAVGGMCRTLSRELSFAKWTHEEDYHITLQFLGDTDPRSIPELVSALKEAAADCRPFTLSLREAGIFGPPAAPRVLWAGVGGETDRLQELHNRIVAATLPLGFHAEERAYKPHVTLARKYRGERVFNSGHLNAFKQEADALHMSWRVEEWVLFVTRMHKKPMYEIVETLTISKK from the coding sequence ATGAATGATAAAGTGACGGTCGGTATGGGCGGAACGGCTTCTGAAAGATTGTTCACCGCGGTGAGATTGTCACCTGAGCTTCGCGGGGCCGTAGGCGGCATGTGCCGCACTCTGTCACGGGAGCTGTCCTTTGCCAAATGGACGCATGAAGAGGATTATCATATAACGCTTCAGTTTCTGGGCGATACCGACCCGCGGTCCATTCCGGAGTTAGTGTCGGCGCTGAAGGAGGCGGCAGCGGACTGCAGGCCGTTCACCTTGTCTTTGCGGGAAGCAGGCATCTTCGGGCCTCCGGCTGCTCCGCGCGTCCTATGGGCGGGAGTGGGGGGTGAGACGGACCGGCTGCAGGAATTGCATAACCGGATCGTGGCGGCTACGCTTCCGCTGGGATTTCACGCCGAGGAGCGCGCTTATAAGCCCCATGTGACGCTGGCCCGTAAATATAGGGGAGAGCGTGTTTTTAACTCAGGACATCTTAATGCGTTTAAGCAGGAAGCGGATGCTCTTCACATGTCCTGGAGAGTTGAGGAATGGGTTCTTTTTGTTACGCGAATGCACAAAAAACCGATGTATGAAATTGTCGAAACATTAACAATTTCTAAAAAGTAG